From the genome of Muricauda sp. SCSIO 64092, one region includes:
- a CDS encoding UDP-glucose 6-dehydrogenase, giving the protein MQVKNICCIGAGYVGGPTMAVIAQKCPHVKVTVVDLNQKRIDAWNDPDLDKLPIYEPGLAGVVKDARGVNLFFSTEVDKGIAKAEMIFISVNTPTKTYGKGKGMAADLKYVELCARQIARVAKEDKIVVEKSTLPVRTASAIRSILDNTGNNVKFQVLSNPEFLAEGTAVSDLLNPDRVLIGGETSPEGQEAIQALVGIYANWIPREQILTTNVWSSELSKLTANAFLAQRVSSINAMSELCEKTGADVNEVAKAIGMDSRIGPKFLKASVGFGGSCFQKDILNLVYIAKSYGLNEVANYWEQVIIMNDHQKNRFSDNIISTLYNTVSGKKIAFLGWAFKKDTNDTRESAAIYVADNLLSEQANISVYDPKVSEERIYADLDYLGTRPEKENRDLLKVNNDPYETCKGAHAVAILTEWNEFTTYDWKRIFQDMLKPAFIFDGRGVLDGKQLQEIGFVYYKIGDSNLD; this is encoded by the coding sequence ATGCAGGTAAAGAACATTTGCTGTATCGGGGCCGGTTATGTTGGCGGCCCGACAATGGCGGTAATTGCCCAAAAATGTCCCCACGTAAAGGTGACGGTTGTCGATTTAAACCAAAAAAGAATTGACGCCTGGAATGATCCAGACCTTGATAAATTGCCAATTTATGAGCCTGGACTTGCTGGGGTCGTGAAAGATGCCCGCGGGGTAAACCTCTTTTTTTCCACCGAAGTGGATAAAGGTATTGCCAAGGCAGAAATGATTTTCATTTCGGTTAATACCCCTACCAAAACCTATGGCAAGGGAAAAGGGATGGCTGCCGATTTAAAATATGTTGAGCTTTGTGCCCGTCAAATAGCAAGGGTGGCAAAAGAAGATAAGATCGTAGTGGAAAAATCAACGCTGCCAGTACGAACGGCTTCCGCAATTAGAAGTATTTTGGATAATACAGGAAACAATGTAAAATTCCAGGTATTGTCCAACCCTGAGTTTTTGGCCGAAGGAACTGCAGTTTCAGATTTGTTGAATCCAGATCGTGTTCTTATAGGCGGAGAAACTTCACCAGAAGGCCAGGAAGCCATTCAAGCATTGGTCGGTATCTATGCCAACTGGATTCCAAGGGAACAAATTCTAACCACAAATGTGTGGTCATCTGAGCTGTCAAAATTGACGGCAAACGCTTTTTTGGCCCAGCGTGTGTCCTCAATCAATGCCATGTCAGAGCTTTGTGAAAAGACGGGCGCAGACGTTAATGAAGTGGCAAAGGCCATAGGAATGGACAGTAGGATTGGCCCAAAGTTTTTGAAGGCCTCCGTTGGTTTTGGGGGGTCTTGTTTTCAGAAAGATATATTGAACCTCGTATACATTGCAAAGAGTTATGGGCTTAACGAGGTGGCCAATTATTGGGAGCAGGTCATTATAATGAACGACCATCAAAAAAATCGCTTTTCCGACAATATCATAAGTACGCTGTATAACACGGTCTCGGGCAAGAAAATTGCTTTTTTGGGATGGGCTTTCAAAAAAGACACCAATGATACTCGAGAGTCGGCAGCGATTTATGTAGCTGATAATTTATTGTCTGAACAGGCAAACATCTCTGTGTATGACCCTAAAGTATCTGAAGAACGTATTTATGCAGATTTGGACTATTTGGGAACAAGGCCGGAAAAAGAGAATCGAGACTTATTGAAAGTGAACAACGATCCATACGAAACTTGCAAGGGCGCACATGCTGTAGCAATTTTAACTGAATGGAATGAGTTTACGACCTATGATTGGAAAAGAATATTTCAGGACATGTTGAAACCTGCGTTTATTTTTGATGGGAGGGGCGTTTTGGATGGAAAGCAATTGCAAGAGATAGGTTTTGTTTATTATAAAATTGGAGACAGTAATTTAGATTAG
- a CDS encoding alginate lyase family protein, producing MDRGRLILLFYTLKFLRPKQVYYRLHYFVKNKFFKRNYDIALLTKSPTLLWEGGIPDPMSYIDENSFRFLNLKKDFKGSIDWNFNGYGKLWTYNLNYFDFLNQENVEKAKALRLIWDYIANEKEIKDGLEPYPISLRGINWIKFISKNDISEKKINQNLYNQYQILLHNLEYHLLGNHLLENGYSLFFGAYYFKDDKIYEKAKSILILELKEQVLGDGAHFELSPMYHQILLHRLLDCINLAQLNMWQTDDLLPFLKGKASKMLSWLQTVTFYNGNIPMVNDSAYGIAPSSNKLFDYAKNLGLKWPKSELSDSGYRKFNKFNYELFVDVGNVGPDYQPGHAHSDTFSFELQINEKPFIVDTGTSTYKKNDLRQSERETSAHNTVKIGAHEQTQVWGGFRVAKRAKIVNLRESANMVSASHDGYSSMGLIHKRSFSATERIIINDRILSNKSKKIESQAFFHIHPSIKDIVLNNRHVSFGKMNVSLDFEGEINDIKIEDYKYCVGFNKTEVSKKICVSFSKELTTTILL from the coding sequence ATGGATAGAGGTAGACTAATATTGCTATTCTATACACTTAAGTTTTTAAGGCCCAAACAGGTTTATTATCGATTACATTATTTCGTTAAAAATAAATTTTTCAAAAGAAATTATGATATCGCTTTACTAACAAAATCTCCAACATTACTTTGGGAAGGAGGTATTCCAGACCCTATGTCCTATATTGACGAGAACAGTTTTCGTTTCTTAAATCTTAAGAAGGATTTCAAAGGAAGTATTGACTGGAATTTTAATGGCTATGGGAAACTTTGGACCTATAATCTAAACTATTTCGATTTTCTGAACCAAGAAAATGTGGAGAAGGCAAAAGCATTAAGGTTAATTTGGGATTATATTGCGAATGAAAAAGAAATAAAAGATGGTTTGGAACCCTACCCAATCTCTCTGCGTGGCATCAACTGGATTAAATTCATATCAAAGAATGATATTTCCGAAAAAAAGATAAATCAAAACCTTTACAATCAATACCAAATTCTCCTTCATAACCTAGAATACCATTTGCTTGGCAACCATTTGCTGGAAAATGGGTATTCTCTTTTTTTTGGCGCCTATTATTTCAAGGACGATAAAATTTACGAAAAAGCAAAATCAATTCTTATTTTAGAATTAAAAGAACAGGTTTTGGGAGACGGCGCACATTTTGAGCTCTCACCAATGTATCATCAAATTTTATTGCACCGTTTGTTGGATTGCATAAACCTAGCTCAACTGAATATGTGGCAAACGGATGATTTGCTTCCCTTTCTCAAAGGAAAAGCATCCAAAATGCTTTCTTGGCTTCAGACGGTTACTTTTTACAATGGTAATATTCCTATGGTAAATGATAGCGCTTATGGAATTGCACCATCTTCAAATAAACTTTTTGATTATGCAAAAAACCTTGGTTTAAAATGGCCAAAAAGTGAGCTGTCAGATTCTGGATATCGAAAGTTCAATAAATTCAACTATGAACTTTTTGTAGATGTTGGAAATGTTGGCCCGGATTATCAACCAGGGCATGCCCATTCGGACACCTTCAGTTTTGAATTACAAATCAATGAAAAACCTTTTATCGTAGATACAGGAACCTCGACATATAAAAAGAATGATCTGCGTCAAAGTGAACGAGAAACATCGGCGCATAATACGGTAAAAATTGGAGCTCATGAGCAAACCCAGGTTTGGGGAGGATTCAGAGTAGCAAAGAGAGCTAAAATTGTTAACCTAAGGGAAAGTGCAAATATGGTTTCAGCTTCACACGACGGTTATTCGTCTATGGGATTGATTCACAAGAGAAGTTTTAGCGCAACCGAAAGGATTATCATAAATGATAGGATTTTGTCAAATAAAAGTAAGAAGATAGAATCTCAAGCATTTTTTCATATTCATCCATCAATAAAGGATATTGTCTTAAACAATAGACATGTGTCTTTTGGAAAAATGAATGTTTCCTTAGATTTTGAAGGAGAAATCAACGACATTAAGATAGAAGACTACAAATACTGCGTTGGCTTTAATAAAACTGAAGTATCCAAAAAAATCTGTGTGTCATTCTCAAAAGAATTAACGACTACCATCTTGTTATGA
- a CDS encoding glycosyltransferase family 9 protein translates to MAKRANVPHILIIRLSAMGDVAMTVPVVLALQRNHPEVKVTVLTKPQLLPIFNSVEGVSVFSANVKTEHKGVFGLWKLFRELKKLSVTHVADLHHVLRSSLLRFFFMTIGIPTQKIDKGRSAKKKLTRTKNKIFAPLKSTMERYREVFEKLGFPIGGEEDHCLPKQELSGNAANFYKPQKKKHIGIAPFAAYPSKIYRLDLIEEVIALLQSKIDCSILLFGGGKTEVEQLGMLQEKFDDQVQSVAGKLTFKEELALISHLDVMLAMDSGNGHLAANYGVPVVTVWGVTHPFAGFAPYQQPLENGMVPDRKNYPGIPTSVYGNKYPEHYKDAINSIPPTAVANKLVEVLERVKV, encoded by the coding sequence GTGGCCAAAAGGGCTAATGTTCCACATATTTTGATCATTCGTCTCTCCGCAATGGGAGATGTTGCGATGACCGTTCCAGTGGTTCTTGCCTTACAAAGAAACCATCCTGAGGTTAAGGTCACGGTTCTGACCAAACCACAGCTTTTGCCCATTTTCAATTCCGTGGAAGGGGTCAGTGTGTTTTCGGCAAATGTAAAAACGGAACACAAAGGTGTTTTTGGACTTTGGAAGCTTTTTAGGGAGCTGAAAAAGCTTTCCGTGACCCATGTGGCCGATTTACATCATGTGCTAAGAAGTAGCCTGCTGCGGTTTTTCTTTATGACGATTGGCATCCCGACACAAAAAATTGATAAAGGACGTAGCGCGAAAAAAAAGCTGACAAGGACGAAAAACAAAATATTCGCACCCTTAAAATCGACTATGGAACGCTATCGGGAGGTCTTTGAAAAATTGGGTTTTCCAATTGGGGGAGAAGAAGACCATTGTTTGCCAAAACAGGAGTTGTCCGGAAACGCAGCGAATTTTTATAAGCCCCAAAAGAAGAAACACATTGGAATAGCCCCGTTTGCAGCCTATCCCAGCAAAATATACCGATTGGACTTAATTGAGGAGGTGATAGCACTACTGCAATCCAAAATAGATTGTAGCATTTTGTTGTTTGGGGGAGGAAAAACAGAGGTGGAACAATTGGGGATGCTCCAGGAAAAATTTGATGATCAAGTACAATCGGTCGCTGGCAAGCTTACCTTTAAAGAGGAATTGGCCTTGATATCCCATTTGGACGTTATGTTGGCCATGGATAGTGGAAATGGCCATCTGGCGGCAAATTATGGTGTTCCCGTGGTTACTGTTTGGGGGGTTACCCATCCTTTCGCAGGATTTGCTCCCTACCAACAGCCTTTGGAAAACGGTATGGTTCCCGATCGAAAGAATTACCCAGGGATTCCAACTTCAGTTTATGGAAACAAATACCCCGAGCATTACAAAGATGCCATTAATTCAATTCCGCCAACGGCAGTTGCAAACAAGCTTGTTGAAGTCTTGGAAAGGGTTAAGGTTTAA
- a CDS encoding MraY family glycosyltransferase yields the protein MNFLETAILIFIGAFLLVYLTIPKIIGVVEYKRLMDNPNNRSSHRDRTPTLGGVSFYFTLIFAFFFIKNWHVSGEDIYIIPGLTILFIIGLKDDLVVLSPGSKLIAQVCAITFVLANDGFVIESLNGFLNIYEIPFFLYLAIAGFLMLTIINSYNLIDGIDGLASIVGIVIMIIYTTIFYLSEEYFFALIAITMNACLMAFFGFNVSSDKKIFMGDTGSLIVGFIISILTLKFLALKPESYEGLPFLLENAPLIAISILIVPLFDTARVFTIRLANKKGPFSPDRNHIHHVLIDFWGLSHKQASFIIGCFNIIFVVLFIILGSKAKNLGMVIMLVTVVIFLAYVFFKYNYNFTTLKQKILLKRKIESLKGKTKTTQKKQKDST from the coding sequence ATGAACTTTCTGGAAACTGCCATACTGATTTTTATCGGGGCTTTTCTATTGGTGTATCTTACAATTCCAAAAATCATTGGAGTGGTAGAATATAAAAGGTTGATGGATAATCCCAATAATAGGAGCTCACATAGGGATAGAACTCCAACTTTAGGAGGAGTATCTTTCTATTTTACATTAATTTTTGCGTTTTTTTTTATAAAGAACTGGCATGTTTCAGGAGAAGACATTTATATAATACCAGGATTGACCATTTTATTCATAATTGGTTTAAAAGATGATCTGGTGGTACTCTCTCCGGGTTCAAAGTTGATTGCACAAGTCTGTGCTATAACTTTCGTTTTGGCCAATGATGGTTTTGTGATAGAATCACTGAATGGTTTTTTGAATATCTACGAAATCCCATTCTTTCTGTATTTGGCAATAGCGGGCTTCTTAATGTTGACTATTATTAATTCCTATAACTTAATTGATGGCATAGATGGCTTAGCATCCATTGTGGGAATTGTTATTATGATCATTTATACAACAATTTTTTACCTTTCGGAAGAATACTTTTTTGCCCTAATTGCTATTACTATGAACGCATGCCTAATGGCTTTTTTTGGGTTTAATGTCTCATCAGACAAAAAGATTTTTATGGGCGATACGGGGTCTTTGATTGTTGGTTTTATTATTAGTATTCTTACTCTAAAGTTCCTAGCTTTGAAACCTGAGTCGTATGAAGGATTGCCCTTCCTGTTGGAAAATGCACCATTAATTGCAATTAGTATTTTAATAGTACCCCTATTTGATACAGCAAGGGTTTTTACTATACGACTTGCCAATAAAAAGGGACCATTTTCACCTGACAGGAATCACATACACCATGTGCTCATTGATTTTTGGGGACTTTCACATAAACAAGCCAGTTTCATAATAGGCTGTTTTAATATCATCTTTGTTGTCCTTTTTATTATACTTGGAAGCAAAGCAAAAAATCTGGGCATGGTCATTATGTTGGTGACAGTGGTTATTTTCCTGGCATATGTGTTCTTTAAATACAACTATAATTTCACCACGCTCAAACAAAAGATTCTCCTAAAGCGAAAAATAGAATCACTAAAAGGAAAAACAAAGACAACTCAAAAAAAGCAAAAAGATTCCACTTGA
- the purD gene encoding phosphoribosylamine--glycine ligase yields the protein MNILVLGSGGREHTLAWKLSQSKNSTNLFVAPGNAGTATIATNSDIGVSDFEGIKQLVLKEGITLVVVGPEVPLVEGIHDFFLKEESLKNVTVIGPQKLAATLEGSKEFAKEFMFRHSIPTAAYQSFSADGLEEGYKFLESLEPPYVLKADGLAAGKGVLILNDLKEAKNELRTMLVDSKFGDASRTVVIEEFLDGTELSCFVLTDGEHYKILPMAKDYKRIGEGDTGLNTGGMGAISPVPFVDDVFYKKIEERIVKPTIKGLKKDGIPYVGFLFIGLIKVGGEPKVIEYNVRMGDPETEVVIPRIKNDLVEVFRAVMDKALDKVELKIDDRAATTVIAVSGGYPEAYEKGKEILGLESIDNSIVFHAGTKKMEDKVVSNGGRVLAMTSFGKDHEEGLALSYSNLEKLCFDGMYYRKDIGFDL from the coding sequence ATGAACATACTTGTCCTGGGCTCTGGAGGTCGTGAGCACACGTTAGCATGGAAACTTTCCCAAAGTAAAAATAGCACCAACCTTTTTGTTGCACCCGGTAATGCGGGGACCGCAACCATCGCCACAAATAGCGATATTGGGGTTTCTGATTTTGAGGGCATCAAACAGTTGGTCCTGAAAGAAGGCATAACCCTTGTGGTTGTTGGGCCCGAAGTTCCTTTGGTGGAAGGGATCCATGATTTTTTCCTAAAAGAGGAGTCACTTAAGAACGTCACGGTAATAGGACCCCAAAAATTAGCGGCCACACTGGAGGGCAGCAAAGAGTTTGCAAAAGAATTCATGTTTCGCCACAGCATTCCCACGGCGGCATATCAAAGTTTTTCGGCCGATGGACTGGAGGAAGGGTACAAGTTCCTTGAATCTTTGGAACCACCCTACGTGTTAAAGGCAGATGGATTGGCCGCAGGGAAGGGAGTGTTGATTTTGAATGACCTAAAAGAGGCCAAAAACGAACTAAGGACCATGCTGGTCGATTCAAAATTTGGTGATGCCAGTCGAACAGTGGTCATTGAAGAATTTTTGGATGGAACGGAACTGAGCTGTTTTGTACTTACCGATGGGGAACATTATAAGATACTGCCCATGGCCAAGGACTACAAGCGTATAGGGGAAGGCGATACAGGCCTCAATACGGGCGGAATGGGCGCAATTTCCCCCGTTCCCTTTGTAGACGATGTATTTTATAAAAAGATAGAAGAACGTATTGTAAAACCCACCATAAAAGGATTAAAAAAAGACGGGATTCCTTATGTTGGATTTCTGTTTATTGGCTTGATCAAAGTTGGTGGGGAACCAAAAGTTATAGAATATAACGTTCGTATGGGGGATCCAGAGACTGAAGTGGTCATCCCAAGGATAAAAAATGATTTGGTCGAGGTATTCAGGGCCGTGATGGACAAAGCCTTGGACAAAGTTGAATTGAAAATCGATGACCGTGCGGCCACCACGGTTATTGCAGTTTCAGGAGGGTATCCGGAAGCCTACGAAAAAGGCAAGGAAATCCTGGGCCTTGAGTCGATTGACAATTCCATTGTTTTTCATGCAGGGACAAAGAAGATGGAGGATAAGGTAGTTTCAAACGGAGGTAGGGTATTGGCCATGACATCATTCGGTAAGGACCATGAAGAAGGTTTGGCTTTATCCTATTCCAATTTGGAAAAACTGTGTTTTGATGGGATGTACTACCGCAAGGATATCGGGTTTGACCTATAA
- a CDS encoding DUF6341 family protein — MSRFFYGIEDLFVNVLFWPFDFFRFMESWWTSNAINWIFMIMGLVAMVYWMGQLKIFDSNGEEDKSITSHSYL; from the coding sequence ATGAGCAGGTTTTTTTATGGTATTGAAGACTTATTCGTAAACGTACTTTTTTGGCCTTTTGACTTTTTCCGCTTCATGGAAAGCTGGTGGACCTCCAATGCCATCAATTGGATTTTCATGATCATGGGTCTTGTGGCCATGGTCTATTGGATGGGACAGCTTAAGATTTTCGATTCCAATGGGGAAGAGGACAAGAGCATTACCTCACACTCCTATCTTTAG
- a CDS encoding DUF4254 domain-containing protein, whose amino-acid sequence MFTDTAIFIFEESIKKYHVLDDVNQPFTNPYPSDSIEHLLYRKNWIDTVQWHYEDLIRDPKIEPVAALELKRKIDASNQDRTDLVEYIDSYFLNKYRSVQILEGAGINTESPAWAIDRLSILALKIYHMKEEVDREDATSEHIRQCQKKLDVLQEQRNDLSTAIDQLIHDIENGRKYMKVYKQMKMYNDDELNPVLRGQKG is encoded by the coding sequence ATGTTCACAGATACCGCCATTTTCATTTTTGAAGAAAGCATAAAAAAGTACCATGTTTTGGATGATGTAAACCAACCTTTTACAAATCCCTACCCTTCAGATAGTATAGAACACCTGTTGTACAGAAAGAATTGGATAGATACGGTGCAGTGGCATTATGAGGATTTGATCCGAGATCCAAAAATAGAACCCGTTGCAGCCTTGGAACTAAAACGAAAAATTGATGCGAGCAATCAGGACAGAACGGATTTGGTAGAGTACATAGACAGCTATTTTTTGAACAAATACCGGTCGGTCCAAATTCTGGAAGGTGCCGGTATCAATACGGAAAGTCCGGCCTGGGCCATTGATAGATTGTCCATCCTGGCCTTGAAAATCTATCATATGAAAGAAGAGGTGGACAGGGAAGACGCCACCAGTGAACATATAAGGCAATGTCAAAAGAAACTGGATGTGCTCCAAGAACAACGCAATGACCTTTCCACTGCTATTGATCAATTGATTCATGATATTGAAAATGGCAGAAAATATATGAAGGTGTACAAACAGATGAAAATGTACAATGATGATGAACTAAACCCTGTCCTTCGTGGCCAAAAGGGCTAA
- a CDS encoding glycosyltransferase family 4 protein → MKILFLTDNFPPEVNAPATRTYEHCKEWVKNGEEVTVITCAPNFPEGKVYKGYKNKLYRKEVIDGIQVIRVWTYITANKGFVKRIIDYASFMFMSFFAGLFIKTDLIIATSPQFFTVISGRWLAFWKRKKWVMEIRDLWPESIKAVGAMEDNPVIKYFEFLERRMYKSAWKIVTVTDSFKAILKERHGIKDSKIAIVKNGVNTNLFSPRSKDSTLLKELNLNNKYVIGYIGTHGMAHALDFVLKCAVKIKEDRMHFLFLGTGAEKEKLLEQKKEMNLVNVTMLDPVLKNEVGRYISILDAALVNLRKSDTFKTVIPSKIFELAAMHKPILLGVEGESRDLVEKYDIGIPFEPENMTDFIEKAHWIMAQENKKYAFDDMIADFDRANLAEDMLLFIKDSV, encoded by the coding sequence ATGAAAATACTTTTTTTGACGGACAACTTTCCCCCAGAGGTGAATGCACCGGCTACCAGAACTTATGAGCACTGTAAAGAATGGGTGAAAAATGGAGAAGAAGTCACGGTAATTACATGTGCTCCAAATTTTCCTGAAGGAAAAGTATACAAGGGCTACAAGAATAAACTATATCGAAAGGAAGTAATCGATGGCATTCAGGTAATTCGAGTTTGGACTTACATAACTGCAAATAAAGGTTTTGTTAAAAGAATAATTGACTATGCAAGCTTCATGTTCATGTCTTTTTTTGCTGGCCTATTTATTAAAACAGATTTGATTATAGCTACTTCTCCACAGTTTTTCACCGTAATATCCGGCAGATGGTTGGCATTTTGGAAGAGAAAAAAATGGGTTATGGAGATTCGGGATCTTTGGCCGGAATCTATAAAAGCAGTAGGAGCGATGGAGGACAATCCGGTGATAAAATATTTTGAGTTTCTTGAAAGGAGAATGTATAAATCAGCATGGAAAATTGTAACCGTTACAGATTCTTTTAAAGCTATATTAAAAGAAAGGCATGGGATAAAAGATTCTAAAATAGCAATTGTAAAAAATGGAGTTAACACAAATCTCTTTTCTCCGAGAAGCAAAGATTCAACTTTGCTCAAAGAACTAAATTTGAACAACAAATACGTTATTGGATACATTGGCACACATGGGATGGCACATGCATTGGATTTCGTACTTAAATGTGCTGTAAAAATAAAGGAAGATAGAATGCATTTTCTTTTTTTGGGGACCGGTGCAGAAAAGGAAAAATTGCTTGAACAAAAAAAAGAAATGAACTTGGTAAATGTAACAATGTTAGACCCCGTTCTTAAGAATGAGGTTGGACGATATATTTCCATATTGGATGCAGCTTTGGTAAACTTGAGAAAGTCTGATACCTTTAAAACGGTTATCCCATCTAAAATTTTCGAATTGGCAGCAATGCATAAGCCTATTCTACTTGGCGTAGAAGGAGAGTCTAGGGATTTGGTCGAAAAATATGATATTGGAATCCCTTTTGAGCCGGAAAATATGACGGATTTCATCGAGAAAGCGCATTGGATTATGGCTCAAGAAAACAAGAAATACGCCTTTGATGACATGATTGCGGATTTTGACAGAGCCAATCTTGCCGAGGATATGCTATTATTTATAAAGGACTCAGTCTAG
- a CDS encoding Gfo/Idh/MocA family protein, with the protein MRKIWLLYDIYMHSNIVMGCLKAKKSVFVEKPLALTQTELDAIIEEHRKQNVSLSVGLNRRFALLAKKRKKALGSDNTPVYILATMNAGFIPTDIWVHDMEVGGGRIIGEACHYIDLCTYFAGSREKAVCMNAMGKNPQENTDNASILLRYENGSNATINYFANGSKAYAKERIEVYSQERTLIMDNWRKLKSYGFKKGKNSSSKQDKGHFNQFQELIRQQQKGGKAIIPFDEIVNTTRASFPAIESLKQGKWIEVD; encoded by the coding sequence ATGAGAAAGATTTGGTTATTATACGACATATATATGCACTCCAATATTGTAATGGGGTGCTTAAAGGCAAAGAAAAGTGTATTTGTTGAAAAACCATTGGCCTTGACGCAAACAGAACTTGATGCAATAATAGAGGAGCACCGCAAACAAAATGTGTCGTTAAGCGTAGGACTTAATAGACGTTTTGCCCTATTGGCCAAAAAAAGGAAGAAAGCTTTAGGGAGTGACAACACCCCAGTGTATATTTTGGCCACTATGAACGCAGGCTTTATTCCAACTGATATATGGGTGCATGATATGGAAGTTGGTGGTGGTCGAATTATAGGCGAGGCCTGTCATTATATTGATTTGTGCACGTATTTCGCCGGAAGTCGGGAAAAAGCAGTTTGTATGAATGCCATGGGCAAGAATCCACAGGAGAATACTGACAACGCAAGCATTTTATTGCGATACGAGAATGGCTCCAACGCAACAATCAATTATTTTGCCAATGGTAGTAAGGCCTATGCAAAAGAACGTATTGAGGTATATTCGCAGGAGCGTACTCTAATAATGGATAATTGGAGAAAATTAAAGTCTTATGGATTTAAAAAAGGGAAAAATTCCTCTTCAAAACAGGATAAAGGACACTTCAACCAATTTCAAGAACTGATAAGACAGCAACAAAAAGGAGGAAAAGCAATTATTCCTTTTGATGAGATTGTTAACACGACCAGGGCCTCATTCCCTGCCATTGAATCGTTGAAACAAGGTAAATGGATAGAGGTAGACTAA
- a CDS encoding UDP-glucuronic acid decarboxylase family protein, with amino-acid sequence MKKTLITGAAGFLGSHLCDRFIAEGHHVIAMDNLITGDLKNIGHLMPLENFEFHHHDVTKFVHVPGELDYILHFASPASPIDYLKIPIQTLKVGALGTHNLLGLAKEKGARFMIASTSEIYGDPLVHPQTEEYYGNVNTIGPRGVYDEAKRFQESITMAYHRFHGLDTRIVRIFNTYGPRMRLNDGRVIPAFMGQALRGEDLTVFGDGSQTRSFCFVDDEIEGIYRLLMSDYTLPMNIGNPNEITIKQFAEEIIKLTGTDQKIVYKPLPKDDPMQRQPDISKAKEILGWEPKVGRGEGMRKTFEYFKTLSKEDLEKTEHRDFSKVNRK; translated from the coding sequence ATGAAAAAAACACTAATCACAGGCGCCGCTGGCTTCCTAGGCTCTCATTTATGTGACCGTTTCATCGCCGAGGGACACCATGTTATTGCGATGGACAACCTCATCACAGGGGATTTAAAAAACATTGGGCATTTAATGCCCTTGGAAAACTTTGAGTTTCACCACCATGATGTCACCAAGTTTGTGCATGTTCCGGGGGAGCTGGATTACATCCTTCATTTTGCTTCGCCTGCCAGTCCAATAGATTATTTAAAAATTCCGATACAGACCTTAAAAGTGGGTGCTTTGGGAACCCATAACCTTTTAGGGCTTGCAAAGGAAAAGGGAGCCCGATTTATGATTGCTTCCACTTCTGAGATCTACGGTGATCCCTTGGTGCATCCGCAGACGGAAGAATACTATGGAAACGTAAATACCATTGGGCCCAGGGGGGTTTATGATGAAGCGAAACGCTTCCAAGAATCCATTACCATGGCCTATCATCGCTTTCATGGTTTGGACACACGGATCGTGCGTATTTTTAATACCTATGGTCCACGAATGCGTTTGAACGATGGCCGTGTCATTCCCGCTTTTATGGGTCAAGCCTTGCGTGGTGAGGATTTGACCGTTTTTGGAGATGGTTCCCAAACAAGATCGTTCTGTTTTGTGGATGATGAAATAGAGGGCATATATCGGTTGTTGATGAGTGACTATACCCTACCCATGAACATTGGAAACCCCAATGAAATTACAATTAAACAGTTTGCCGAGGAGATCATAAAACTGACGGGGACAGATCAAAAAATAGTCTACAAGCCCCTCCCCAAGGATGATCCCATGCAGCGCCAACCGGATATTTCAAAAGCGAAGGAAATATTGGGTTGGGAACCTAAGGTTGGCCGGGGGGAAGGCATGCGGAAAACCTTTGAATATTTCAAGACCCTTTCAAAAGAGGATCTTGAAAAAACAGAGCATCGGGATTTCTCAAAAGTCAACAGAAAATAG